Proteins co-encoded in one Taeniopygia guttata chromosome 4, bTaeGut7.mat, whole genome shotgun sequence genomic window:
- the HNRNPDL gene encoding heterogeneous nuclear ribonucleoprotein D-like (The RefSeq protein has 1 substitution compared to this genomic sequence), whose product MEDATEMSGGQEEFAEGSKINASKNQQDDGKMFIGGLSWDTSKKDLTEYLSRFGEVVDCTIKTDPVTGRSRGFGFVLFKDAASVEKVLELKEHKLDGKLIDPKRAKALKGKEPPKKVFVGGLSPDTSEEQIKEYFGAFGEIENIELPMDTKTNXRRGFCFITYTDEEPVKKLLESRYHQIGSGKCEIKVAQPKEVYRQQQQQQKGGKSNSSGGRGGGRGRGRGQGQNWNQGFNNYYDQGYGNYNSTYSDQSYSGYGGYDYSGYNYPNYGYGPGYTDYSGQQSTYGKASRGGGNHQNNYQPY is encoded by the exons ATGGAGGACGCGACAGAGATGAGCGGCGGCCAGGAGGAGTTCGCTGAGGGCTCCAAGATCAACGCGAGCAAGAACCAGCAGGACGACGG GAAAATGTTCATCGGGGGCCTCAGCTGGGACACCAGCAAGAAGGACCTGACCGAGTATCTCTCGCGGTTTGGCGAGGTCGTGGATTGCACAATCAAAACAGACCCGGTCACTGGAAGGTCGAGGGGGTTTGGGTTCGTGCTCTTCAAGGATGCTGCCAGCGTGGAGAAG GTGTTGGAACTGAAGGAACACAAACTGGATGGCAAGTTAATAGATCCTAAAAGGGCAAAAGCGCTGAAAGGGAAGGAGCCACCCAAAAAAGTGTTTGTTGGTGGGCTGAGTCCAGATACATCTGAAGAACAGATTAAGGAGTACTTTGGTGCTTTTGGCGAG ATTGAAAACATTGAACTTCCCATGGACACAAAGACAAATGAAAGGAGGGGCTTCTGTTTTATCACGTATACAGATGAAGAGCCAGTAAAGAAGTTACTAGAGAGCAGATACCACCAGATTGGTTCAGGCAAG TGTGAAATCAAAGTAGCACAGCCCAAAGAGGTGTACaggcagcaacagcagcagcagaaaggagggaaaagcaaTTCTTCTGGTGGACGTGGAGGTGGAAGGGGGCGTGGACGCG GTCAGGGACAAAACTGGAACCAAGGATTTAATAACTACTATGATCAAGGCTATGGGAATTACAATAGCACTTACAGTGATCAGAGCTACAGTGGCTATGGAGGCTACGACTACTCTGGGTACAACTATCCCAACTATGGATATGGGCCGGGATACACGGATTACAGCG GCCAGCAAAGCACATATGGGAAGGCGTCCCGGGGCGGCGGCAACCACCAAAACAACTACCAGCCCTACTAA
- the HNRNPDL gene encoding heterogeneous nuclear ribonucleoprotein D-like isoform X1, with protein MGVVVPSMSSRMARTSAGTGSTPMAAAARGAHWVTSYNLPPAGPLSPGPRPSRCPVRRCPSPPGAAAPARPSPRDGGRRAAGGAAEPDGRAALIGCRHGYIIEAQAVPGSLPPPFSAGSRSPLSPPLARAPTPPSPRPAMEDATEMSGGQEEFAEGSKINASKNQQDDGKMFIGGLSWDTSKKDLTEYLSRFGEVVDCTIKTDPVTGRSRGFGFVLFKDAASVEKVLELKEHKLDGKLIDPKRAKALKGKEPPKKVFVGGLSPDTSEEQIKEYFGAFGEIENIELPMDTKTNERRGFCFITYTDEEPVKKLLESRYHQIGSGKCEIKVAQPKEVYRQQQQQQKGGKSNSSGGRGGGRGRGRGQGQNWNQGFNNYYDQGYGNYNSTYSDQSYSGYGGYDYSGYNYPNYGYGPGYTDYSGQQSTYGKASRGGGNHQNNYQPY; from the exons ATGGGGGTGGTGGTGCCCTCGATGTCCAGCAGGATGGCGCGCACCTCCGCCGGCACCGGCAGCACGCCCATGGCGGCGGCAGCACGTGGGGCGCACTGGG TTACGAGTTACAACCTACCGCCGGCCGGCCCGCTCAGCCCCGGCCCCCGCCCGTCGCGGTGCCCGGTGCGGCGGTGTCCGAGCCCGCCCGGAGCTGCGGcaccggcccggcccagcccgcgCGATGGCGGCCGCAGGGCCGCCGGGGGCGCTGCGGAGCCGGACGGCAGGGCGGCGCTGATTGGCTGCCGGCACGGCTATATAATAGAGGCGCAGGCGGTGCCCGGATCTCTTCCGCCGCCATTTTCTGCCGGGAGCAGATCTCCGCTGTCTCCGCCGCTCGCACGagcccccacccccccctcccctcgcCCCGCCATGGAGGACGCGACAGAGATGAGCGGCGGCCAGGAGGAGTTCGCTGAGGGCTCCAAGATCAACGCGAGCAAGAACCAGCAGGACGACGG GAAAATGTTCATCGGGGGCCTCAGCTGGGACACCAGCAAGAAGGACCTGACCGAGTATCTCTCGCGGTTTGGCGAGGTCGTGGATTGCACAATCAAAACAGACCCGGTCACTGGAAGGTCGAGGGGGTTTGGGTTCGTGCTCTTCAAGGATGCTGCCAGCGTGGAGAAG GTGTTGGAACTGAAGGAACACAAACTGGATGGCAAGTTAATAGATCCTAAAAGGGCAAAAGCGCTGAAAGGGAAGGAGCCACCCAAAAAAGTGTTTGTTGGTGGGCTGAGTCCAGATACATCTGAAGAACAGATTAAGGAGTACTTTGGTGCTTTTGGCGAG ATTGAAAACATTGAACTTCCCATGGACACAAAGACAAATGAAAGGAGGGGCTTCTGTTTTATCACGTATACAGATGAAGAGCCAGTAAAGAAGTTACTAGAGAGCAGATACCACCAGATTGGTTCAGGCAAG TGTGAAATCAAAGTAGCACAGCCCAAAGAGGTGTACaggcagcaacagcagcagcagaaaggagggaaaagcaaTTCTTCTGGTGGACGTGGAGGTGGAAGGGGGCGTGGACGCG GTCAGGGACAAAACTGGAACCAAGGATTTAATAACTACTATGATCAAGGCTATGGGAATTACAATAGCACTTACAGTGATCAGAGCTACAGTGGCTATGGAGGCTACGACTACTCTGGGTACAACTATCCCAACTATGGATATGGGCCGGGATACACGGATTACAGCG GCCAGCAAAGCACATATGGGAAGGCGTCCCGGGGCGGCGGCAACCACCAAAACAACTACCAGCCCTACTAA